Below is a genomic region from Streptomyces sp. RPA4-2.
GCCGACTGGCCCTCGCTCACCGCCGGCGCGGCCCGCCTCCACGCAGATCTGGCCGAAGCATCCATGCGACTGGGGCGGCCCGAAGAGGCGCTGCGGCACCTGACCCGCTCCGCGGAACTGGATTTGCGCCACGGCAGCCGCACCGACGCGTTCTGCACCTACAGCAACGCGGCACAGCTCAGCCTCGACGCGGGCCACGTCGAGGACTGCATCGCACTGCTCGACTCCCTCCTGGCCGAACCAGACGTCGCCGCAGGGGAGATGGACGACCGCCTCGTCGCCCAGTTGCGCCTCACCCGGGCCCGTGCGTTGCACGCGGGAGAGGACCTCAAGGCCGCCACCGCCGAGCTCGCCGCCCTCGCAGCCGAGTCGGCCGGCTGGGACGACGACCCAGGAAGCCACGCCATGATCGCCGCCGAGACCGCCGTACTCCTCGCCGAGTCCGGCGAGTTCGACCGGGCTCGTGAAGCCGCGGACCAGGCGCTCGCCGCGCACGCCCGGTCCCCACGCTACGAACAACTCAGCAGCAGCCTGCGCGAACTCGCCCGGCTCCAGGCCGAACAGCAGGGCGCCGAGGGCCTGGCCGGTGCCCTCGCCCTGCTCGCCGACGCGGGCCGTGTCGCCGACGAGGCCCGCGCCGCGGGGTACGAGGCCCGCGGCCGCTCCCTGGACAGCGCCCTCGCCTACGAACGGGGGCGGGTCAATGCCTATGCCCATGAGTACGAGGACGCCCTGTCCTCCCTGGACCGGGCCCTCGCTCTGCTCGGCGAACCGAGTCCCGGGAAGGACGAAGACACCGGTGAGTGGGCCGAGTGCGTCCGACTCGCGGCCTTCGTGGAGGGTACATACCTGAAACGCCCCGCCCCCGCCCTGACCCGCCTGAATGAGGCCGTGTCCCGCCTCGACGCCCTCGGTCACACGGAGAACATCGAGCGACTGGCTGCCCTGGCGGGCCGATTGCGCGACCTGGAGCCGGGGGCGGCCCCCGCGTGAGCGGGGAGCAGATCGTCGCCGCTTGACGAAGTCCGAAGACGGCACCATCGAGGGGAAATCTGTCGCTGGCAGGCGACGGTCACGGTGTGTTCGAGTCGGACTTCGTCTTCCGGGTCAGGCCGTCGCCCGGTCCTTCAGCAACAGGTTGCACGGCCGGCCCTGGTGGAAGGCGTCTGCTCGTCGAGCTGCACCCGGGTCACCAGCGGCATTCCCCGAGGGGCCTTGATGGACGAGTGCCTGCCGCCGCAGATCATCAGGGCCGTGAACGGCTCCTTCTGCGGCTGGGGTGCGAGAGGCCGGAGCGGGTCCGTCACCCGATTCCTGCTTTGCTGCTCAGCACCATATGATCACGCCACGCACGAACCTGTGGGGGGCGGATCAGCTTGCAATCGATCGAAAGTCGCTTCGGAGGGAAGAGGTTGACGGTTCTCATCGTCGCGCTTGTCTTTGTCTCGGCCGTCGTCGGATTCCTCAGAAGCAACGTCATGGACGGCGGCCCGCCGTCTTGCGTGCAGGACTATGCCAGCGGCTACAACATCGCTGGTGGGTATGACACGAACAAGGCTGCCTACTGCGTCGATGCGATCGAAAAGTGGTGTGCCGACAACCACCCCGAAGACCCGGAGAGCTGTTCGAAAGCCGTCGAGACTGACGGTGACGACCGCAACGTGGGAAAGAAGCAGAGGTAGGAGCGGGGTCCGACGGCCGACAGGCGCGAACAATCTTGCCGCGGGCCGCGGGTGCAGGGGAGTGCGCCGGCCCGGGGTGTGCTCTCCCGACGGCTAGCTGGGCAGCGTCCCTCCGGCGAATGGTCACTCCTCGACCGGGCGGCGGCGGAACCTCACCTACGAGGAGACCGAAGCCTTCTGGGCCTTCGCCGCGATCGAGGTCTTATCGTCCGCAGTGGACTTCATCGCGTACCCGCTCAGATCGGTCAACGGCGCACCCGATAGCGCAGGTGAAGCACCCGGTTGCCCTCAATCACCACGTCAGGATCCTCCAACAGGTGCTGCGCGTCGACCGACCCGAAGTAGCGCTTGCCGGACCCGAACACCACGGGTACGACGTCCATGCGCACCTCGTCGATCAGGCCCGCGGCAAGCACCTGGCCACCGACGTCGCCAGCGGCGACCTCGACCAGCCGGTCACCCGCAAGCTCCTGCGCCTTGGCCACCGCCGCCTCGACGCCGTCGACGAAGTGAAACGGCGCCTCGGGGTCCCAGCCCTCGGGCTCCGGCCGGTGCGTCACGACGACCACGTGGTCGATCCCGCCCGGAGGCTTCCCGTCCCAGCCGTCCGTCATGTCGAAGACGTGGCGGCCGACGACTGTCACCCCGATCTGGTCCCAGTACGGCCGGGTGTAGTCGTAGGACGTCTGCGACACCTTCACCTCGCCGCTCTCGTCCAACCGGACGTCACCGCTGGACAACCAGTCGAACAGCGGTCCGGGCTGGTCATTCTCGTCCGCGACGAAGCCGTCCACCGACACCGAGCTGTACATGACCACCTTGCCCACGGCGCTCTCCTCTGCTTTGGGGTGCCCCCAAATTAGCGTGTCGTGAGCTGACGCACTCGTAAGAAATCAATCGGCCGACAGCGGCCGGCTGTCCAGCGCGTGGCCGGGATGTTCGCGCAGGAACAGCCGCCGGACTTCGACGTGCCGGATCGGCGTGAGCCCGGTGAACGCCCGGAACTCGCCGCCGAAGTGGGCCTGGTCGAAGTGGCCCGCGCCACCGGCGAGGTCGCCCCAGTCGATCGGTCCGGCGGGGTCGATCGCGAACACGGTGGCGGCGAAGCGGTAGTTGCGGGCCAGTCGCTTCGGTGTGACGCCGATGAGCTCCTTGAACCGCTGTGCCAGATGAGTGCTGCTGACACCGGCTGCCACGCTCAGGTCGCCGATCGCCACCGCCCCGCTGGTCGCGGCGATGACGATGCTCGTACCCGACCCTTTGGCCACTCCTCCTCGAACGCGGCGGCCGGGTAGCTGCGGCCATCGTCTCCACGACGGAGGAGCAGCACCTCGACATCCACCGAACCTATGACGAGGTGACAGGGATGCTGTCGCCATGGCGCGCGACAGGAAACGATGGCGAGAAGCTTGCGGACGCCCTGGAGCGGCTGACGACCGTGCTGGTGGAGCACCTCGCCGAGCTGATTAAAGAGCTACTTGCTCAAGCGCCTCCGCCGGCTCGCGTGATCCTGCCGCGACTTGGACCGCGTCTCTACGCTTCGCGAGCCAAGCGTGTGTACGCAACGCCCACGCCGCCGCGAATCGGCGCCTGAGCGGCCGTTGGCTTTTCCGCGAAGTACATGCGGGCCTGTGCGTCTCGCAGATGACACGTGAACGACCGCGACGTCACCATCAAACCCACTGAGTGTCGTGACCTGCACTTTCCGGGAGTGAGGCGTGGGCGTTGTGGCCCCAGGTGCTGATGCGGCGGCATGGCGCTACCGTCGTGTGGAGAACCAGGGGCGTGTCGTCCGGTCGGCAGCGCGTTTCGATTTCGATGTGCTTGTCCGCCGTTCTTTTTTATGGATGCGTTCCCTCCGGTGGACAAGGAGGATTCCGATGGCGTCCCTTACACGACCGCGGTATCTCCCGATGACTCTGGCGGCCGCCACGATCGCCGTCACCTGCATGGTTGCTGCGGTCCCGCCAGGCGACGCCGCGAAGGCGGGAACAGCCGGCAAACAAGTGAAGCCTACCGTCGTCCTCATCCATGGGGCGTGGGCGGACACGTCGAGCTGGAACGGCGAGGTCAGTCTCCTGCGGAAGGCGGGTTACACGGTGCGTGCCATCGGCAACCCGCTGCAAAACCTGACCACCGACGCGCAGACGGTGAAGGACTTCCTCAAGAGCATCAAGGGCCCGATCGTCCTGGCGGGACACTCCTACGGCGGTTCGGTCATCACGAACGCCGCGCAAGGGGTCAGCAACGTCAAGGCCCTCGTCTACGTGGACGCGGCAGCGCCGGCGGTCGGAGAGACCACAGGGCAGCTCAGCGGTCCGACGTCCGTGCTGACGAAGAAGCCGCCGTCCGATCTGTACGACGCGGTACCGTACGCGAACGCGCCCTCCAAGGCTTCGGCGTTGTACCTCAAGGAGAACGTCTTCGTCACGAAGTTCGCGAGCAGCGTGCCGCATGAACAGGCCGTAAACCTCTGGGCCACCCAGCGCGCCGCCACCACCGTGGCCTTCCAGACCCCGTCCAAGTACGCGGCGTGGAAGACGATTCCTTCCTGGTACTTCATCAGCAGCGGGGACCAGATCATCACCCCGGACTCGGAGAAGAAGATGGCGCGCCGCGCCAACTCGAAAGTCACGATCTACAACGGTGGTTCGCATCTGACCTTGGTGTCGGACCCCGCCGCGGTCACGAAGGTGATCCGGGCGGCGATCTCGTCCGTGAAGTGATGTAGCGCGGTAGCGCGATGCGCGGGCCCATGTGGTGCTCACCGGCTGATTGCCGGCGAGCACCACATCCGGACTGCTCCACTCCGTGGTGGCCGCGCCGGCCGACGAGGCCTCGCCGCTCAACACCGTGTGTCAGCCGCCGCGGGAGCCCGCTCCGCGCTCGACGCGGCCGGTCGCGCCCCGACCGTGGTTACGCGCTGGGCGGCGAGCACTCGATGTCGGAGACGGAGACCGTGGTGGCCGCCGAGGACGCCTGGCCGGGTGCGGAGGCGGTGTGCTCGTCGAGCCCACGGGCGGTGTGGATCCGCAGCAGTCCTTCGATGCCGCGCAGCAGGGTCTCGCCGGCCGGGACGGGGTCGCCGAGGTAGCCGGCGCTCATCGCGCCGTCGCGGAGCATGACGAAGTGCCGCCCGGCGTGCTCGGCCTGCGCGGCCGTGATCTCGGCGAACAACCCGGTGATCGTCCGCAGGAACCACTCGCGGTGTTGCACCACGGCACGGTGGACCGGGTGGTCGGGATCGGGGAACTCCGCCGCCGCGTTGAGGAAGGCGCATCCGCGGTAGCCGGGCGAGCGGATCTGCTCGACCAGGGACGCACCGATGCCCCGCAGGATGCCGTCGGGCGGCACTTCCGCGGCCATCAGGGAGCCGACCTGGGCGCGGACCGCCTGGTCGACACTTCCGATGTAGGCGACCGCAAGGTCTTCCTTGCTGCGGAAATGGCGGTAGAAAGTGGCGTTGGTGATTTTCGACTCGGCGACCAGGCGGTCGACGCCCACCGTGTGGATGCCCTCCGCGTAGAAGAGCTGCCCGGCGGTCCTCAGGAGCCGCTCCCGGGCCTCGGAGACTCTCCTGCCGGTGCCTGTGCCGGCTTCCGTCCGTGTCATGTCCCCCATAGTAGCGGGTAGAACGCTCTCTCTTGTTTTGAGGGAAGGGATGTGCCAGGCTCCAGACAAGAGAGATCGTTCTCTCTACCTCACACTCACTTGGAGAACCCCATGGCATCCGCCGCCTCCGCCGAGCACGTCGGCGCCACGCCCGCCCTGCGACGGCTGTACGTCAGCCGCTTCTTCTTCGCCGCCGCGTGGGCGGCGCTCCTGCTGGTGTCCGGCTCCGACCTCACCACCGGGGCCAAGGTGCTGCTGTTTCTCTATCCCGCCTTCGACGTGGTCGCGGCCGTCGTCGACTTCAGGTCGGCGGGCGCTGCCGGGCCGGTCAAGGGCCTGTACGCCAACATGGCCATCAGCGCGCTCGCCGCCGTCGGCGTCGCGGTCGCCAGTGCCTCGGGCGTCGCCGACGTGCTGCGCGTCTGGGGCGCGTGGGCGGTGGTCTCCGGCCTGGTCCAGCTCCTCGTCGGCATCGCGCGACGGCCGATGGGCGGCCAATGGGCCATGATCGTCAGCGGTGGCATCTCGGTGCTGGCCGGCGCCTCCTTCATCCGGGACGCCTCACAGGACGACCCCTCGCTGACCTCCCTCGCCGGCTACGCCACGCTCGGAGGGATCTTCTTTCTCGTCTCGGCGTTCCGCCTGTCGCGCTCGACCCGCAGGGGCTGACCGGTGGAGAGGATCGCGGCAACCGGACGCGGCGCGCGAGTCGGGACGTCCGACAGGGTCCGGCTCGGCGACAGGCCGGTGCGGCGGAGGGCGTTCGGCGCCAGGTGCGCGGGGCACAGGCGCTGACGGCCGGCTTTGGCCGCTGGAGCCCGCACTGGCTGCGATCTGTTCCGGCGCCCGGACCATCCCCGCGGGCACGGGGAGCAGGCCCCGGTACCGGCACCGGGTCGGGCGACCACAAGCTCGCTGCTCCCCGCGCACGCGGGGACAACTGATCGCCGGTGGGGTCCGGCTCTCTCCCTCTCGGCACCGCCTACAACGACGGCGACGTGGTGTTCGCGGCGTCGATGGCGGACGCTGCCGTGGCGACCTACCTGCTCCCGTCGAAGGCCGGGTCGGAGACACCGCTTGAGACAGGGCCCTCCTGCCAACCGTCAGGCCCGGGGATCGGTATCGTCCGCCCCGATGCCCCGGGTCCGCGGCTCAGCGGCCCGGCACCGAGGAGGAGCAGCATGGCCGACCGCCAGCAGGGAACCGCGCCGGATGACGGATCCGCGTCGCGGGCACCGGAGGTCCGTCGGGCGAGCGCGCACGACTCGGTGCGCCTCGCGGTGGTCATCGGAGCTCTCGGCGTGGTCTTCGGCGACATCGGCACCAGCCCGATCTACACCCTCCAGACGGTGTTCAACCCGAGCGATCCGCACCCCGTCCCGGTCACCACGGACAATGTGTACGGGGTGGTCTCGCTGGTGTTCTGGTCGGTGATGATCATCGTCACGGTCACCTATGTGCTGCTGGCGATGCGCGCCGACAACGACGGCGAGGGCGGCATCATGGCGCTGATCACCCAGCTGCGGCGGTGGAGTTCGCAGCGTGGACGTCAGGCCGCGGTCGTACTGGCCGCGCTGGGCATCTTCGGCGCGTCACTCTTCTTCGGTGACAGCATGATCACCCCGGCGATCTCGGTGCTCTCCGCAGTCGAAGGGCTCAAGGTCGTCGAGCCGTCGCTGGGCAGCGCGGTCGTACCCATCACCGCGGTGATCATCGTGTTCCTGTTCCTGGTACAGCGCCGGGGAACCGCGGCGGTGGGCCGGGTGTTCGGACCGGTCATGATCGTCTGGTTCGTCGCCATCGGCGCGTGCGGCGTCGCCGGCATCGCCGACCACCCGGACATCCTCGAGGCGCTGTCACCGACGTACGCGCTGGGCTTCCTGTTCGGTCATTGGGGCACGGCCTTCTTCGCTCTGGCCGCGATCGTGCTCGCGGTCACCGGCGCCGAGGCGCTCTACGCGGACATGGGGCACTTCGGCCGCCGGGCGATCACCCTGGGCTGGATGTCCCTCGTACTGCCCGCCTGCGTCCTGAGCTACATGGGCCAGGGCGCGCTGATCCTCGACGATCCTGACAACATCAGCAGTCCCTTCTTCCTGCTCGTGCCCGACTGGGGCCGCTGGCCGATGGTCGTACTGGCGACGGCGGCAACCGTGATCGCCTCCCAGGCCGTGATCACCGGCGCGTACTCGGTCGCCTCCCAGGCGGCCCAGCTCGGCTACCTGCCGAGGCTGCGCATCGCGCACACCTCCGAATCCACCATCGGCCAGATCTACGTCCCCTGGATCAACTGGCTGCTGATGGTCTCGGTACTCACCCTGGTCTTCGCCTTCCGCAGCTCGGCGGCGCTGGCCTACGCGTTCGGCATGGCGGTCACCGGCACCATCACCATCACCACCCTGCTCTTCTTCTATGTCGCCCGCGCCAAGTGGGGCACGCCCCGGTGGCTGCTCGCCATCGGCGCCGGCGTGCTCCTGTTCGTGGACCTGCTGTTCGTGGCCGCCAACATGACCAAGCTCGTCCACGGAGCGTGGCTGCCGCTGCTGATCGCCCTCACCGCGTTCACCGTCATGACGACCTGGCAGCGCGGCCGCGCACTCGTCACCGCGGAACGAGCACGCCAGGAAGGTCCACTGCCCGAGTTCATCGACCACCTCCGCTCAGGGCAGATGCCGACGCTCCGGGCGCCCGGCACGGCCGTCTTCCTGAACCGGGGCAAGGAGACCGCGCCGCTGGCCATGCGAGCCAACGTCGAGCACAACCATGTACGGCACGAGCATGTCGTGATCCTGTCCATCAGGACCGAGCCCGTGCCCCGCGTCCCGGCCGACCAGCGGATCGTCATCGACGACCTCGGGTACGCCGACGACGGGATCATCCACGTCACCGCCCGGTTCGGCTACATGGAGACCCCGGACGTGCCCGCCACGCTGGCCCTGCTCGACCCGGCCGAAACCGAAGGACCGCTGCAACTCGACCAGGTGTCCTACTTCCTGTCGAAGATCGAGCTCCGCCGCGGCAAGGCCCCGACGATGGCGCCCTGGCGCAAGCGGCTGTTCATCGCCACCTCCTACATCTCGGCCGACGCGGCCGAGTACTTCGGCCTTCCCCGCGACCGCACGGTCATCATGGGCTCGCACGTCGAGGTGTGAGAGGGAACTCGGACGGCTCGGGGGTGCCCCGAGGTCACCGTGCTGTGGGCTCACACTGCCGATATCAACGGGCGGTCGTGCTGCGGGTGTTGACGGAGTGGCGGCCGCGAGGGCAGCGGGCGTCACCGCTGTATCAGGCAGGCTGTCGAAACGCTGCCCTCTCTCGCAGGCACAGCCAGTGAGGAGGAACCCATCGCAGTACGCCGGCGTCCTGGAGCGGGATGGTCCGCGGGTCACGGCCTGCTACTTCGGGTCGCGGTTGAACACCGACTTGGACCAGGCGTAGCCGAGTACGGCCAGTCCCAGGCACCAGGCCACGGCCAGCCACCCGTTGTGGCCGATCTCGGTGCCCAGCAGCAGCCCGCGCAGGGTCTCGATGGCCGGGGTGAACGGCTGGTACTCGGCGATCGGCCGGAACCAGCCCGGCATCGCGTCGACGGGGACGAAGGCGCTGGAGATGAGCGGCAGGAAGATCAACGGCATCGCGTTGTTGCCGGCGGCCTCGGCGTTCGGGCTGACCAGGCCCATGCCGACCGCGATCCAGGTGAGCGCCGTGGCGAAGAGCACGAGCAGTCCGAACGCCGCCAGCCACTCCACGAGGGTGGCATCGGTGGAACGGAAGCCGATGGCCACCGCGACAGCGCCGACGACGACCACGCTGATGACCGACTGCAGGACGCTGCCGATGACGTGCCCGATGATCACGGAGCCGCGGTGGATCGCCATGGTCCGGAAGCGGGCGATGATGCCCTCGGTCATGTCGTTGGAGACGGAGACCGCGGTGCCGATCGTGGTGCTGCCGATCGTCATCAGCAGGATGCCCGGGACGAGATACGCGACGTACTGGGAGCGGTCGGCGCCGCCGCCGATGCCCGCGCTCATGGCGTCGCCGAAGATATAGACGAAGAGCAGGAGCAGCATGACCGGCGTGAGCAGCAGATTCAGCGTCATGGACGGGTAGCGGCGCGCGTGCAGCAGATTCCGCCGCAACATCGTGGACGAGTCGCGCACGGCGAGGGTGAGGTGGCTCATCGGACGTCTTCCTTGGTCTTGTCGGGCGTGCCGGCGGTGGTCAGGGCGAAGAACACATCGTCGAGGTCGGGGGTGTGCACGGTCAGCTCGTCCGCCTCGATGCCGGCCGAGTCCAGCCGGTCGAGGATCGAGCGCAGCTCGCGCTGACTGCCGTCGCTAGGGATCTGCAACGCCAGTGCTTCGTCGTCCCGGGTGGCCTCGCGCAGCGTGGAGGCGGCGGACTGGTACGCGGTCGGGTCGCTGAAGCGGAGGCGGACGTGTCCGCCGGGGATCAGACGCTTCAGCTCCTCGGCGCTGCCTTCGGCGGCGATCCTTCCGTCGTTCAGCACGGCGATGCGGTCGGCGAGTTCGTCGGCCTCGTCCAGGTACTGAGTGGTGAGGAAGACGGTGACGCCGTCGGAGGCGAGTTCGCGGATGGTCTGCCACATGTTGTGGCGAGCGCGCGGGTCGAGGCCGGTGGTCGGTTCGTCCAGGAAGATGATCTGTGGGCTGCCGACCAGGGTCATGGCGATGTCCAGGCGGCGTTTCATGCCGCCGGAGTAGGTGGAGGCCGGTTTCTTCGCAGCCTCGGTGAGGTCGAATCGCTCCAGGAGTTCGGCGGCGACGCGCCGGCCCTCGCGCTTGGGCAGGTGGTGCAGGTCCGCCATGAGGAACATGTTCTCCTCGCCGGTGATCAGACCGTCGACGGCGGAGAACTGGCCGGTGACACCGATCACGGCGCGTGCGGCCTGCGGGTTGGCGGCCAGGTCGTGACCCGCGACGTGGGCCTGGCCCCCGTCGGCGGTGATGAGGGTGGACAGGATCTTCACGGCGGTGGTCTTGCCGGCGCCGTTCGGGCCGAGCAGTGCGAACACGGTTCCGGCCGGGACGGCGAGGTCGATGCCGTCGAGCACGGTCT
It encodes:
- a CDS encoding dihydrofolate reductase family protein, whose translation is MGKVVMYSSVSVDGFVADENDQPGPLFDWLSSGDVRLDESGEVKVSQTSYDYTRPYWDQIGVTVVGRHVFDMTDGWDGKPPGGIDHVVVVTHRPEPEGWDPEAPFHFVDGVEAAVAKAQELAGDRLVEVAAGDVGGQVLAAGLIDEVRMDVVPVVFGSGKRYFGSVDAQHLLEDPDVVIEGNRVLHLRYRVRR
- a CDS encoding helix-turn-helix domain-containing protein, translated to MAKGSGTSIVIAATSGAVAIGDLSVAAGVSSTHLAQRFKELIGVTPKRLARNYRFAATVFAIDPAGPIDWGDLAGGAGHFDQAHFGGEFRAFTGLTPIRHVEVRRLFLREHPGHALDSRPLSAD
- a CDS encoding alpha/beta hydrolase — its product is MGVVAPGADAAAWRYRRVENQGRVVRSAARFDFDVLVRRSFLWMRSLRWTRRIPMASLTRPRYLPMTLAAATIAVTCMVAAVPPGDAAKAGTAGKQVKPTVVLIHGAWADTSSWNGEVSLLRKAGYTVRAIGNPLQNLTTDAQTVKDFLKSIKGPIVLAGHSYGGSVITNAAQGVSNVKALVYVDAAAPAVGETTGQLSGPTSVLTKKPPSDLYDAVPYANAPSKASALYLKENVFVTKFASSVPHEQAVNLWATQRAATTVAFQTPSKYAAWKTIPSWYFISSGDQIITPDSEKKMARRANSKVTIYNGGSHLTLVSDPAAVTKVIRAAISSVK
- a CDS encoding TetR/AcrR family transcriptional regulator, which gives rise to MGDMTRTEAGTGTGRRVSEARERLLRTAGQLFYAEGIHTVGVDRLVAESKITNATFYRHFRSKEDLAVAYIGSVDQAVRAQVGSLMAAEVPPDGILRGIGASLVEQIRSPGYRGCAFLNAAAEFPDPDHPVHRAVVQHREWFLRTITGLFAEITAAQAEHAGRHFVMLRDGAMSAGYLGDPVPAGETLLRGIEGLLRIHTARGLDEHTASAPGQASSAATTVSVSDIECSPPSA
- a CDS encoding potassium transporter Kup, producing MADRQQGTAPDDGSASRAPEVRRASAHDSVRLAVVIGALGVVFGDIGTSPIYTLQTVFNPSDPHPVPVTTDNVYGVVSLVFWSVMIIVTVTYVLLAMRADNDGEGGIMALITQLRRWSSQRGRQAAVVLAALGIFGASLFFGDSMITPAISVLSAVEGLKVVEPSLGSAVVPITAVIIVFLFLVQRRGTAAVGRVFGPVMIVWFVAIGACGVAGIADHPDILEALSPTYALGFLFGHWGTAFFALAAIVLAVTGAEALYADMGHFGRRAITLGWMSLVLPACVLSYMGQGALILDDPDNISSPFFLLVPDWGRWPMVVLATAATVIASQAVITGAYSVASQAAQLGYLPRLRIAHTSESTIGQIYVPWINWLLMVSVLTLVFAFRSSAALAYAFGMAVTGTITITTLLFFYVARAKWGTPRWLLAIGAGVLLFVDLLFVAANMTKLVHGAWLPLLIALTAFTVMTTWQRGRALVTAERARQEGPLPEFIDHLRSGQMPTLRAPGTAVFLNRGKETAPLAMRANVEHNHVRHEHVVILSIRTEPVPRVPADQRIVIDDLGYADDGIIHVTARFGYMETPDVPATLALLDPAETEGPLQLDQVSYFLSKIELRRGKAPTMAPWRKRLFIATSYISADAAEYFGLPRDRTVIMGSHVEV
- a CDS encoding ABC transporter permease, which translates into the protein MSHLTLAVRDSSTMLRRNLLHARRYPSMTLNLLLTPVMLLLLFVYIFGDAMSAGIGGGADRSQYVAYLVPGILLMTIGSTTIGTAVSVSNDMTEGIIARFRTMAIHRGSVIIGHVIGSVLQSVISVVVVGAVAVAIGFRSTDATLVEWLAAFGLLVLFATALTWIAVGMGLVSPNAEAAGNNAMPLIFLPLISSAFVPVDAMPGWFRPIAEYQPFTPAIETLRGLLLGTEIGHNGWLAVAWCLGLAVLGYAWSKSVFNRDPK
- a CDS encoding ATP-binding cassette domain-containing protein; its protein translation is MPSSVMPTPRKGDGRQSPAAVSAVRLRKAYGDKTVLDGIDLAVPAGTVFALLGPNGAGKTTAVKILSTLITADGGQAHVAGHDLAANPQAARAVIGVTGQFSAVDGLITGEENMFLMADLHHLPKREGRRVAAELLERFDLTEAAKKPASTYSGGMKRRLDIAMTLVGSPQIIFLDEPTTGLDPRARHNMWQTIRELASDGVTVFLTTQYLDEADELADRIAVLNDGRIAAEGSAEELKRLIPGGHVRLRFSDPTAYQSAASTLREATRDDEALALQIPSDGSQRELRSILDRLDSAGIEADELTVHTPDLDDVFFALTTAGTPDKTKEDVR